The following nucleotide sequence is from Streptomyces brevispora.
TCGACAAGTCCGAGGCCTCGGCGGACCAGAAGTCCGCGGACGCGAAGGGGGCGGACGGCAAGGACGCGGCCGACGGCACGATCGAGGGTTTGAAGACGTGGGACGCGAAGAAGCTGACCCGCAACCACGTCACCAAGACCGTGACGTACCCGATGAAGCCCCCGGTCGGCGGTGACCACAACCCCGTCTGGATGAACTGCGACGGCGAGGTGTACAAGAAGGCGATCCCCGACATGAACGCCGTGCACTCGCTGGAGCACGGTTCGGTCTGGGTGACGTACACGGACAAGGCCCCGGCCGCGGATGTGGACAAGCTCGCCGACCGCGTCGGGAAGACGCCGTACTCGCTGATGAGCCCGTACGCGGACCAGGCAGACCCGATCATGCTGAGCGCCTGGGGCAAGCAGGTCACGGTGGACAGCGCCGACGACCCCCGGGTGGCGCAGTTCTTCTCGACGTTCGTGCAGGGGGCGCAGACGCCCGAGCCCGGCGCGGCGTGCACCGGCGGACTGGGGGCCCCGTGACGGTTACGGAACGCGCCCGGCGCACCCGGTGGGTGGCGGGTTCCGCCGTCGCGCTCGCGGTGCTGTTCGCGGGGGCCGCGACGGTGGCCTCCGCGCGGGACGACGGGGCGGAGCACCACGCGGCCGCGACCGCCCCGCGCACGCCCGCGGCGGACTCGGCGGACGCCGGGTTCGCCCGCGACATGGCGGTCCACCACCAGCAGGCCGTGGAGATGTCGTTCATCGTGCGGGACCGCACGAAGGACGAGGACGTGCGCCGTCTCGCGTACGACATCGCCAACACGCAGGCCAACCAGCGGGGCATGCTGCTCGGCTGGCTGGATCTGTGGGAGCTGCCCAAGGTGGCCGCCGGGCAGGAGCCGATGGCCTGGATGGACGGGCAGCACGGTGACCACGACGGCCATGACATGGGCGACATGGGCGGCATGGACGGGATGTCGGGGAGCGGTGGCGGGTACCAGGCCCGCGACGGGTCCCTCATGCCCGGCATGGCGACCCGTACCGAGCTCGACCGGCTCCGTAAGGCCAGCGGCAAGCAGGCCGAGATCCTGTATCTCCAGCTGATGACCGACCACCACAAGGGCGGCGTCGACATGGCCCGCGGCTGCGTGAACCTGTGCACCGTGAAGGCGGAGAAGCGGCTGGCCCAGGGCATGGTCGCGGCCCAGCAGTCCGAGCTGGACGCGATGGCCGAGATGCTGGCGCAGCGCGGCGCGGCCCCCCGGAGCTGAAGGGTTCCCCGGAGCCGAACGGTTTCCCCGCACCCGGCAGGTTCCGTCAGAGCCGAACGGTTTCCCCGCACCCGGCAGGTTCCGTCAGAGCCGAACGGTTTCCCCGCACCCGGCAGGTTCCGTCGGATCCGAACGGTTTCCCCGGACCCGGCAGGTTCCGTCGGATCCGGCGGGTTCCCCGGACCCGGCAGGTTCCGTCGGATCCGGCGGGTTCCCCGGACCCGGCAGGTTCCGTCGGATCCGGCGGGTTCCCTTGGATCCGGAAGGTTCCCTCGTGCCGCAGATGCACCCGAACGGGTGACAGCGGTCGCGTACCCCGAACGGGCCCATCACGATGGGTTCGCTCGGGGTCGTACGGCAGTGCCCACCGGCACTCAGGAGGAAACCCATGACCATCGCCAAGGACATCATGCACACCGGCGCCACCTGGATCCCGGCGCACGAGACCCTCGACCGCGCCGCCCAGCTGATGCGTGAGCACAACGTCGGAGCGCTGCCCATCTCGGCCAACGGGGGGCAGGACCGGATGATCGGCATCCTCACGGACCGCGACATCGTGATCGACTGCGTGGCGATGGGCCGGGACCCGTCGAAGGTGACCGCGGGCGACCTCGCCCAGGGCACACCGCGCTGGATCGACGCGGGCGCCGAAGTGGAAGAGGTACTGGAGGAGATGCAGAACCACCGGATCCGCCGGCTTCCCGTGGTCGAGAACAAGAAGCTGATCGGCATGATCAGCGAGGCCGATCTGGCCCAGCACCTCTCCGACGACCAGATCGCCGGCTGGGCGGAGAAGGTCTACGCCCACAGTTGACCGGTACGGCGTACGGCTTCACGGCCCGCCCTCCCGCCGCGCGCGGGGCGGCGGGCCACCATCGCCCGCATACCCGGTAGGGGTAGGGTGGCCGGCATGTTCGGGACGAGGGGTGCGAGGTACGGGCAGCTGCTGCTGTTCGCCGCGCTGCTCTTCGGGATCCTCACCATGCACACCGTCGGTCACCCGGCGGAGCTCAGCGGGCCGGGTGCCGCTGCGACGACCGCCTCGCACCCGATGACCGCCAACGCCATGGCACCTTCGCACCCGGTGGCCGCGCAAACCACGCACCCGGTGGCCGCGGACGCCATGCACCCGGACGCCCGGCGCCCTGCCGATCAGGCACCGATGCGGGGCATGGACCCGATGGCCGTCTGCCTCGCCGTGCTCTCCGTCTGGGGCCTCGCCCTGCTCACCACGCTTCTGGTGGCGCGGCGGTCCGCGGCCGGCCTGCCGGGAACCGCCGGGCCCCGTTCGTCATGGAGGCCTCGGCCCCCTCCCCCGCCACGTCCGCGCAAGGCCGTCCTCACAGGTCTGTCGGTACTGCGGATATAGGCGCACCACGCCCCCGTCCGCCTCTCAGTACACCGACAACATCTCTGAGGTGCACTCAGTCATGCCCGCTCAGCACACCCGACGCGCCCTGCTCGGCGCATCGATCGCCCTTGCCGGTACGGGAGTTCTCGCCGCCTGCTCCGACGGCGGCACGACCACGGACCACACCGCCATGGACCACTCCGGCACGAACCACGCCGAGCCGTCCGGTACGACGGCCCCCGCGGGATTCATCGCCCCCGACGGCCCCGAGGTCGCCGCGGCCGAGACGCGCCGGGGCTCCGGCCCCGTACGCAAGGTCGCCCTGACCGCCGCCCCGTCCCGGCTCGATCTGGGCGGCGGGCGCACCGTCAGCACCTGGGCGTACGGGGACAGGCTGCCCGGCAAGGAGGTACGGGTCACCGCGGGTGACACGCTCACCCTCACCCTCGCCAACCACCTTCCGCAGTCGACCTCGTTGCACTGGCACGGGCTCGCCCTGCGCAACGACATGGACGGTGTCCCCGGGCTGACCCAGCGGGCCGTCGAGCCGGGTGCGGACTTCACCTACCGGTTCGCGGTGCCGAACCCCGGCACGTACTGGTTCCACCCGCACTCGGGCGTCCAGCTGGACCGCGGGCTGTACGCGCCGCTGATCGTCGAGGACCCGAAGGAGCCGCTGTCGTACGACAAGGAGTGGGTCGTCGTCCTGGACGACTGGCTCGACGGGGTGGACGGCTCCACCCCCGACGCGGTGCTCCAGGAGCTCACCAAGGGCGGCGGTCACAGCGGGCACGCCATGGCGGAGACGCCCTCGGCCGGTGCCCGTACCGGTCCCCCGCGCATGCTGAGGGGCGCCACCAGCGAGTTGCTGGGCGGCGACGCGGGCGACGTCGGTTACCCGTACTACCTGATCAACGGCCGCACCCCCGAGGACCCGTCCGTCCTCACCGCCCGGCCGGGCGACCGGATCCGGCTGCGGATCATCAACGCGGGCGGTGACACCGCCTTCCGCGTCGCGCTCGGCGGCCACCGGATGACCGTCACGCACACCGACGGCTTCCCGGTCCGGCACGCCGCGACGGACGCGCTGCTGGTCGGCATGGGCGAGCGGTACGACGTGCTGGTGACCGCCGGGGACGGGGTGTTCCCGCTGGCCGCGCTCGCCGAGGGGAAGAAGACCTCCGCGACGGCGCTGCTGCGTACCGGTACGGGCGCGGCGCCCGCCGCCTCCGTTCGGCCGAAGGAGCTGACGGGTCAGCTGGTGACGGCCGACCGGCTGACCCCGGACGCGGCCGTGGCGCTGCCCGGCCGCAAGCCCGACCGGACGGTACGGATCACGCTGACCGGTTCCATGGCGGCGTACGACTGGGCGTTCGACGCGAAGCCGTACAGCGCCGACCAGCGCCATCCGGTGCAGGCCGGGGAGCGGGTCCGGCTGGAGTTCCGCAACACGACCTCGATGTGGCATCCGATCCATCTGCACGGGCACACGTTCGCGCTGGCGGGGAACGCGTCCGGGGCCCGTAAGGACACCGCGATCGTGCTGCCCCGGCAGTCGTTGACGGTGGACTTCGACGCCGACAACCCGGGGCTGTGGATGGTCCACTGCCACAACGTGTACCACGCGGAGGCGGGCATGATGACGGTCGTCGGCTACCGCCGCTGACCGGCCTCCCGACGGCACCCCGGTGGGCCGCACTGCCCGTTGTGCGGCCCACCAGGACATCGCGTCAGTCAGACGATTACACTGGGCGGCGTGCCTCAACTACGCCTCGCACTGAATCAGATCGACTCGACCGTCGGTGACCTCGCCGGCAACGCGGAGGCGATCGTCCACTGGACCCGGCACTCCGCCGAGCAGGGCGCCCACCTGGTGGCGTTCCCCGAAATGGTGCTGACCGGTTACCCCGTCGAGGACCTGGCCCTGCGGTCGTCCTTCGTCGAGGCGTCGCGGGACGCGCTGCGTGCGCTCGCCGCCCGTCTCGACGCGGAGGGCTTCGGTGAGCTGCCGGTCGTCGTCGGATACCTCGACCGCTCCGAGTTCCCGGCGCCGCGCTACGGCCAGCCCGCCGGGTCCCCGCGCAACGCCGCCGCGGTGCTGCACCGTGGCGGGGTCGCGCTGAACTTCGCCAAGCACCATCTGCCCAACTACGGCGTCTTCGACGAGTTCCGGTACTTCGTGCCGGGCGACTCGATGCCCGTCGTGCGGGTGCACGGGATCGATGTCGCGCTCGCGATCTGTGAGGACCTCTGGCAGGACGGCGGCCGGGTTCCGGCCGCACGGGCCGCCGGGGCCGGGCTGCTGCTGTCCATCAACGCCTCGCCCTACGAGCGGGACAAGGACGACACCCGGCTGGAACTGGTCCGCAAGCGGGCCGAGGAGGCCGACTGCACGACGGCCTATCTGGCGATGATCGGCGGTCAGGACGAGCTGGTCTTCGACGGTGACTCGATCGTCGTCGACAAGCACGGCGAGGTGATCGCCCGGGCCCCGCAGTTCGCCGAGGGCAGCGTGATCATCGACCTCGACCTGCCGGCCGCCGCGGCCGACGCACCGTCGGGTGTGGTGAACGACGGGCTGCGGATCGACCACGTGGTCCTCTCCGAGAAGCCGCTGCCGGCGTACGAGGCGGAGCTGGCCGGGGGGTACGCGGACCGGCTCGACGACGACGAGGAGCTGTACTCCGCGCTCGTCGTGGGCCTGCGGGCGTACGCCGCGAAGAACGGCTTCGGCAGCGTGCTCATCGGGCTCTCCGGCGGGATCGACTCGGCGCTGGTCGCGGCGATCGCCTGCGACGCGCTGGGGGCGCAGAACGTGTACGGCATCTCGATGCCGTCGAAGTACTCCTCGGACCACTCCAAGGGCGACGCGGCCGAGCTGGCCCGGCGCACCGGGCTCAACTTCCGCACCGTACCGATCGAGCCGATGTTCGACGCGTACATGGGGTCGCTGGGGCTCACCGGTCTCGCCGAGGAGAACCTCCAGTCGCGGCTGCGCGGCACGGTGCTGATGGCCGTCTCCAACCAGGAGGGCCAGATCGTCCTGGCGCCGGGCAACAAGTCGGAGCTGGCGGTCGGCTACTCGACGCTGTACGGCGACTCCGTCGGTGCGTACGGGCCGATCAAGGACGTCTACAAGACGTCGATCTTCCGGCTGGCGAAGTGGCGCAACCGGGCCGCCGAGGAGCGCGGGCAGATCCCGCCGATCCCGGAGGCCTCCATCACCAAGCCGCCCAGCGCGGAGCTGCGTCCCGGACAGGTCGACACGGACTCGCTGCCGGACTACGACGTGCTGGACCGGATCCTGGAGATGTACGTGGACCGGGACCAGGGTCTCGACGCGATCGTCGCGGCCGGGTTCGACCAGGCGCTGGTGGCGAAGACGCTGCGGATGGTGGACACCGCGGAGTACAAGCGGCGGCAGTACCCGCCGGGGACGAAGATCTCGCCCAAGGGCTTCGGCAAGGACCGGCGGCTGCCGATCACCAACCGGTGGCGCGAGTCCGGCTGACGCCTGGGCGGTAAGTGCGGCAGCGG
It contains:
- a CDS encoding DUF3105 domain-containing protein, translating into MSHDRRTRIEQMRNADRARDRRNRVLVIGLSTVVVAGLVAFGSYTLLDKSEASADQKSADAKGADGKDAADGTIEGLKTWDAKKLTRNHVTKTVTYPMKPPVGGDHNPVWMNCDGEVYKKAIPDMNAVHSLEHGSVWVTYTDKAPAADVDKLADRVGKTPYSLMSPYADQADPIMLSAWGKQVTVDSADDPRVAQFFSTFVQGAQTPEPGAACTGGLGAP
- a CDS encoding DUF305 domain-containing protein is translated as MTVTERARRTRWVAGSAVALAVLFAGAATVASARDDGAEHHAAATAPRTPAADSADAGFARDMAVHHQQAVEMSFIVRDRTKDEDVRRLAYDIANTQANQRGMLLGWLDLWELPKVAAGQEPMAWMDGQHGDHDGHDMGDMGGMDGMSGSGGGYQARDGSLMPGMATRTELDRLRKASGKQAEILYLQLMTDHHKGGVDMARGCVNLCTVKAEKRLAQGMVAAQQSELDAMAEMLAQRGAAPRS
- a CDS encoding CBS domain-containing protein — its product is MTIAKDIMHTGATWIPAHETLDRAAQLMREHNVGALPISANGGQDRMIGILTDRDIVIDCVAMGRDPSKVTAGDLAQGTPRWIDAGAEVEEVLEEMQNHRIRRLPVVENKKLIGMISEADLAQHLSDDQIAGWAEKVYAHS
- a CDS encoding DUF6153 family protein, whose product is MFGTRGARYGQLLLFAALLFGILTMHTVGHPAELSGPGAAATTASHPMTANAMAPSHPVAAQTTHPVAADAMHPDARRPADQAPMRGMDPMAVCLAVLSVWGLALLTTLLVARRSAAGLPGTAGPRSSWRPRPPPPPRPRKAVLTGLSVLRI
- a CDS encoding multicopper oxidase family protein translates to MPAQHTRRALLGASIALAGTGVLAACSDGGTTTDHTAMDHSGTNHAEPSGTTAPAGFIAPDGPEVAAAETRRGSGPVRKVALTAAPSRLDLGGGRTVSTWAYGDRLPGKEVRVTAGDTLTLTLANHLPQSTSLHWHGLALRNDMDGVPGLTQRAVEPGADFTYRFAVPNPGTYWFHPHSGVQLDRGLYAPLIVEDPKEPLSYDKEWVVVLDDWLDGVDGSTPDAVLQELTKGGGHSGHAMAETPSAGARTGPPRMLRGATSELLGGDAGDVGYPYYLINGRTPEDPSVLTARPGDRIRLRIINAGGDTAFRVALGGHRMTVTHTDGFPVRHAATDALLVGMGERYDVLVTAGDGVFPLAALAEGKKTSATALLRTGTGAAPAASVRPKELTGQLVTADRLTPDAAVALPGRKPDRTVRITLTGSMAAYDWAFDAKPYSADQRHPVQAGERVRLEFRNTTSMWHPIHLHGHTFALAGNASGARKDTAIVLPRQSLTVDFDADNPGLWMVHCHNVYHAEAGMMTVVGYRR
- a CDS encoding NAD+ synthase; protein product: MPQLRLALNQIDSTVGDLAGNAEAIVHWTRHSAEQGAHLVAFPEMVLTGYPVEDLALRSSFVEASRDALRALAARLDAEGFGELPVVVGYLDRSEFPAPRYGQPAGSPRNAAAVLHRGGVALNFAKHHLPNYGVFDEFRYFVPGDSMPVVRVHGIDVALAICEDLWQDGGRVPAARAAGAGLLLSINASPYERDKDDTRLELVRKRAEEADCTTAYLAMIGGQDELVFDGDSIVVDKHGEVIARAPQFAEGSVIIDLDLPAAAADAPSGVVNDGLRIDHVVLSEKPLPAYEAELAGGYADRLDDDEELYSALVVGLRAYAAKNGFGSVLIGLSGGIDSALVAAIACDALGAQNVYGISMPSKYSSDHSKGDAAELARRTGLNFRTVPIEPMFDAYMGSLGLTGLAEENLQSRLRGTVLMAVSNQEGQIVLAPGNKSELAVGYSTLYGDSVGAYGPIKDVYKTSIFRLAKWRNRAAEERGQIPPIPEASITKPPSAELRPGQVDTDSLPDYDVLDRILEMYVDRDQGLDAIVAAGFDQALVAKTLRMVDTAEYKRRQYPPGTKISPKGFGKDRRLPITNRWRESG